A genomic region of Sulfobacillus acidophilus DSM 10332 contains the following coding sequences:
- a CDS encoding Deoxyribose-phosphate aldolase (PFAM: DeoC/LacD family aldolase~TIGRFAM: deoxyribose-phosphate aldolase~COGs: COG0274 Deoxyribose-phosphate aldolase~HAMAP: Deoxyribose-phosphate aldolase~InterPro IPR002915:IPR011343~KEGG: cag:Cagg_2818 deoxyribose-phosphate aldolase~PFAM: Deoxyribose-phosphate aldolase/phospho-2-dehydro-3-deoxyheptonate aldolase~PRIAM: Deoxyribose-phosphate aldolase~SPTR: Deoxyribose-phosphate aldolase;~TIGRFAM: Deoxyribose-phosphate aldolase) — protein MAQLPVIEDAKERLWPWLTVREQARVEHIEPAQPEKLPESPRELARLIDHTLLAADATPQDVARLCDEAKKWETASVCVNSRFVPLAAKALLSTPVRVAAVVGFPLGAMLLEAKTYEAQAAVAAGAGELDWVIAVGLLKAGEWAAILDELRAGREAASASVFKIILETGYLTDLEKVMAALASVAVGADFVKTSTGFGPGGATAEDVGLLRLTVGRAAGVKASGGIRHWSQARELIQAGANRLGMSQTGTILEEFSRHD, from the coding sequence ATGGCACAATTACCTGTGATCGAAGACGCGAAAGAACGGCTCTGGCCCTGGTTGACCGTTCGCGAACAAGCCCGTGTCGAACACATTGAACCGGCTCAACCCGAGAAGTTGCCCGAAAGCCCGAGAGAACTGGCCCGGCTGATTGATCATACGTTATTGGCGGCCGACGCTACCCCTCAAGACGTGGCACGGTTATGCGATGAGGCGAAGAAATGGGAAACCGCCAGCGTGTGCGTCAATTCCCGGTTTGTTCCCTTGGCCGCCAAGGCTCTTCTGTCTACTCCCGTACGGGTGGCGGCGGTTGTCGGATTTCCGCTGGGGGCCATGCTGTTGGAGGCGAAAACGTATGAAGCCCAGGCTGCCGTGGCGGCAGGTGCCGGGGAGTTAGATTGGGTCATTGCGGTCGGATTGCTTAAGGCGGGTGAATGGGCCGCCATTTTGGATGAGCTGCGGGCCGGACGAGAAGCGGCCTCGGCGTCGGTATTCAAAATCATTTTGGAAACCGGATATTTAACGGATTTGGAAAAGGTCATGGCGGCCTTGGCGTCGGTGGCGGTCGGCGCCGACTTCGTGAAAACGTCGACGGGTTTCGGGCCTGGGGGAGCTACGGCGGAAGATGTCGGTCTTTTGCGGCTCACAGTGGGGAGAGCCGCCGGCGTAAAAGCTTCGGGCGGCATACGACATTGGTCGCAAGCCCGGGAACTTATTCAGGCGGGAGCCAATCGACTCGGCATGAGTCAAACCGGGACGATATTGGAGGAGTTTTCACGTCATGATTGA
- a CDS encoding phosphopentomutase (PFAM: Metalloenzyme superfamily~TIGRFAM: phosphopentomutase~COGs: COG1015 Phosphopentomutase~InterPro IPR013553:IPR006124:IPR010045~KEGG: tpt:Tpet_0758 phosphopentomutase~PRIAM: Phosphopentomutase~SPTR: Phosphopentomutase;~TIGRFAM: Phosphopentomutase), which translates to MRIVLIVIDSGGIGDAPDAERFGDGGANTITHTAEAVGGVALPHLAQMGLTRLTPVPGTDDEPLRGVAYPLIPLANGKDTLAGHWEMMGITVTEPFRTFPQGFPREVVDELERRFGRPVLGNEVASGTEIIQRLGPEHVKTGNPIVYTSADSVLQIAAHEEVVPVETLYRWCREARQVMQGPYLVGRIIARPFIGPPGHFVRTARRHDFSVEPPGPTVVDHLFQQGIETVAIGKIGDIFSGHGFNDHIPTQNNQDGLERTLFVLEKQANHHQFIFTNLVDFDSQYGHRRNPVGYAEALRSLDRFLPRLWQELKADDQIWITADHGCDPTYRGTDHTRERVPWLAWGPSLTPFVGSARQGLSDIGATLAALFHVEPVGHGQPAVELLTPSTLR; encoded by the coding sequence ATGCGAATCGTATTGATCGTTATCGACTCTGGCGGCATTGGGGATGCACCCGATGCCGAGCGCTTTGGGGATGGCGGCGCCAACACCATCACGCATACCGCGGAGGCGGTTGGGGGGGTGGCGTTACCTCATTTGGCTCAAATGGGGCTGACGCGGCTGACACCCGTTCCGGGCACGGATGACGAACCGCTACGAGGGGTTGCCTATCCCCTGATCCCGTTAGCGAACGGCAAAGATACGCTGGCCGGGCATTGGGAAATGATGGGGATCACGGTGACCGAGCCTTTTCGGACTTTTCCGCAGGGGTTTCCCCGTGAGGTGGTCGACGAACTGGAACGTCGGTTTGGTCGGCCCGTTTTGGGCAACGAAGTGGCATCCGGAACCGAAATTATTCAGCGACTTGGCCCCGAACATGTGAAGACCGGGAATCCGATTGTCTATACATCGGCCGACAGCGTGTTGCAAATCGCGGCGCACGAAGAGGTGGTGCCCGTCGAAACCCTCTATCGCTGGTGCCGCGAAGCCCGGCAGGTCATGCAGGGGCCGTATTTGGTTGGCCGTATCATTGCCCGCCCCTTCATCGGGCCCCCCGGCCATTTTGTCCGAACGGCGCGGCGGCATGATTTCTCGGTGGAACCGCCCGGGCCGACCGTGGTGGATCATCTGTTTCAACAGGGCATTGAAACGGTAGCCATCGGAAAAATCGGGGATATTTTTTCCGGTCATGGATTTAACGACCATATTCCGACCCAAAACAACCAAGACGGGCTGGAACGCACATTGTTCGTATTGGAGAAGCAAGCGAATCATCACCAATTTATCTTCACCAATTTAGTTGACTTTGACTCGCAATACGGGCATCGGCGAAATCCGGTCGGTTATGCGGAAGCGCTGCGGAGTCTGGACCGATTCTTACCACGGCTTTGGCAAGAACTGAAAGCCGATGATCAGATATGGATAACGGCTGACCACGGGTGCGATCCCACCTACCGGGGAACCGACCATACCCGGGAACGGGTACCCTGGTTGGCGTGGGGGCCGTCCTTAACCCCGTTTGTGGGTTCGGCTCGTCAGGGCCTTTCCGATATTGGGGCCACCTTGGCGGCTCTTTTTCATGTTGAGCCGGTAGGCCATGGTCAGCCCGCCGTGGAATTGCTGACGCCTTCCACGCTTCGGTGA
- a CDS encoding thymidine phosphorylase (PFAM: Glycosyl transferase family, a/b domain; Pyrimidine nucleoside phosphorylase C-terminal domain; Glycosyl transferase family, helical bundle domain~TIGRFAM: pyrimidine-nucleoside phosphorylase~COGs: COG0213 Thymidine phosphorylase~InterPro IPR017459:IPR000312:IPR013102:IPR018090~KEGG: aac:Aaci_0737 pyrimidine-nucleoside phosphorylase~PFAM: Glycosyl transferase, family 3; Glycosyl transferase, family 3, N-terminal; Pyrimidine nucleoside phosphorylase, C-terminal~PRIAM: Thymidine phosphorylase~SPTR: Pyrimidine-nucleoside phosphorylase;~TIGRFAM: Pyrimidine-nucleoside phosphorylase, bacterial/eukaryotic), protein MIDIIEKTRDGRPLSSDDIQRLVEGTVDGRWPDYQLAAWLMAVVCRGLTEEETFQLTGAMAFSSGRPEPLGLVDKHSTGGVGDKTTLVLAPLMASLGYPMAKMSGRGLGHTGGTLDKLESIPGFQVELPLETIRRQVEQVGVAVVAQSRDLAPADRRFYALRDVTGTVNQPSLIASSIMSKKLAAGTPHLVLDVKVGNGAFMTDVEPARELARLMVSIGRYYGRKVTALLTRMQQPLGWAVGNAIEVNEAADCLKGQGPADLREEVLALAAELIHLVTQERVATAWQRAATALDQGKAWEVFGRWVRAQGGDMAAVERGLPLAPVHRVWRAEESGIIRQVNTRAVGEVALILGAGRHRLDDPVDPAVGLRVYLKVGRRVAAGDVLAEVFAESEDHAERALKTLAGTVEWGDPGNVPELVLGRVSSEDSR, encoded by the coding sequence ATGATTGATATTATTGAAAAGACGCGCGACGGCCGGCCGTTATCGTCCGATGATATTCAGCGGTTGGTCGAGGGCACGGTAGACGGGCGTTGGCCGGACTATCAGCTGGCGGCATGGCTGATGGCCGTGGTCTGTCGCGGGTTAACCGAGGAAGAGACGTTTCAATTGACGGGAGCCATGGCGTTTTCCTCCGGCCGCCCGGAGCCGCTTGGTTTAGTGGATAAACATTCCACCGGTGGGGTCGGCGACAAGACGACCTTGGTTTTGGCCCCCCTCATGGCCAGCTTAGGCTATCCCATGGCCAAAATGTCGGGGCGCGGACTTGGACATACCGGCGGGACTTTGGATAAGCTGGAGAGTATTCCCGGGTTTCAGGTCGAGTTGCCGTTGGAGACCATTCGTCGACAAGTGGAACAAGTCGGGGTGGCGGTGGTCGCCCAATCCCGCGACTTGGCGCCCGCCGATCGGCGGTTTTATGCGTTACGGGATGTGACCGGTACGGTCAACCAACCGTCATTAATTGCATCGTCCATTATGTCGAAGAAACTGGCGGCCGGGACACCCCATCTGGTACTCGACGTGAAAGTCGGCAACGGGGCGTTCATGACCGACGTCGAGCCGGCCCGTGAATTAGCGCGCCTCATGGTGTCCATCGGCCGTTACTATGGCCGCAAAGTCACCGCCTTGTTGACCCGCATGCAACAACCGTTGGGGTGGGCGGTGGGCAATGCTATCGAGGTCAATGAGGCAGCCGACTGCTTAAAGGGGCAAGGACCCGCCGATTTGCGGGAAGAAGTCCTGGCGCTGGCGGCCGAACTCATCCACCTGGTGACCCAAGAACGTGTGGCGACCGCCTGGCAACGCGCAGCCACCGCTCTCGACCAAGGGAAAGCATGGGAAGTATTTGGCCGATGGGTACGGGCCCAAGGGGGCGACATGGCGGCCGTGGAGCGGGGACTCCCTCTAGCCCCGGTCCACCGCGTGTGGCGGGCCGAAGAGTCGGGGATAATCCGGCAAGTGAATACGCGGGCCGTCGGGGAGGTCGCGCTAATTCTGGGGGCGGGCCGTCATCGCCTAGATGATCCGGTGGATCCGGCGGTAGGCCTCCGGGTGTACTTGAAGGTGGGGCGTCGGGTGGCCGCGGGCGATGTGCTGGCGGAGGTCTTTGCCGAATCCGAAGATCACGCCGAGCGGGCTCTGAAGACCCTTGCCGGAACCGTCGAATGGGGTGACCCGGGGAACGTACCGGAGTTGGTCTTGGGCCGCGTGAGTAGTGAGGACAGTCGTTAA
- a CDS encoding protein of unknown function DUF322 (PFAM: Protein of unknown function (DUF322)~COGs: COG1302 conserved hypothetical protein~InterPro IPR005531~KEGG: bts:Btus_1430 protein of unknown function DUF322~PFAM: Protein of unknown function DUF322~SPTR: Putative uncharacterized protein), whose amino-acid sequence MERQTEFGSTIIEDAVLATIAAEAALATDGVVALGTRRWVNGSVVLIRHPDPSRGVKVTALDDGGYQLDLYVVLLYGVKIGRVGRILAERVHQALTEAVGVAPLHIVIHVEGVRRRDDAPSD is encoded by the coding sequence ATGGAACGTCAAACCGAATTTGGGTCCACAATTATTGAAGATGCGGTGCTGGCGACCATCGCCGCCGAAGCCGCGTTGGCCACCGACGGGGTGGTTGCTTTGGGGACACGCCGATGGGTTAACGGTAGCGTGGTGTTGATTCGCCATCCGGATCCCAGTCGCGGCGTCAAAGTCACCGCTTTGGACGATGGGGGCTATCAACTGGATCTCTACGTGGTGTTGCTCTACGGCGTGAAAATCGGCCGGGTGGGGCGGATTTTAGCCGAGCGTGTGCACCAGGCCTTAACCGAGGCGGTGGGCGTTGCCCCTCTCCACATCGTGATTCATGTGGAAGGTGTGCGCCGTCGAGACGACGCACCTTCCGACTAA
- a CDS encoding Extradiol ring-cleavage dioxygenase class III protein subunit B (PFAM: Catalytic LigB subunit of aromatic ring-opening dioxygenase~COGs: COG3384 conserved hypothetical protein~InterPro IPR004183~KEGG: ppy:PPE_00801 4,5-DOPA dioxygenase extradiol-like protein~PFAM: Extradiol ring-cleavage dioxygenase, class III enzyme, subunit B~SPTR: 4,5-DOPA dioxygenase extradiol-like protein), which produces MLPALFVAHGSPMMAVAENAYTEFLRSWALDHPKPSAVVIFSAHWESLIQKVSRVVRYDTIHDFGGFPAALYQIHYPAPGEPALADAILQRFQQKGLTAQPDPSRGLDHGAWVVLRLLYPDADVPVVALSVNSRLAPADAFRIGRVLEPWRAQNVLVIGSGVTVHNFGWIQPEAREPMDWAVQFDDWVDERIIAWDTPGLFLYRQNAPFADRAVPLHGREHFYPLFYAMGSADQARRGQRLFQAYQYGSLSYAVWQFG; this is translated from the coding sequence ATGCTGCCCGCGTTATTTGTCGCGCACGGATCGCCCATGATGGCGGTGGCAGAAAACGCCTATACCGAATTTTTGCGCAGCTGGGCTCTGGATCATCCGAAACCGTCGGCGGTGGTCATTTTTTCGGCCCATTGGGAGTCGTTAATCCAGAAAGTCAGCCGCGTCGTCCGCTATGATACCATTCATGACTTTGGCGGATTTCCGGCCGCGCTTTATCAGATTCATTATCCTGCGCCCGGTGAACCGGCGCTTGCCGATGCCATTCTTCAGCGGTTTCAACAAAAGGGTCTGACGGCCCAACCGGACCCGAGCCGGGGACTGGATCACGGTGCATGGGTGGTCTTGCGCCTGTTGTATCCTGACGCCGACGTCCCGGTGGTGGCGTTGTCGGTCAATTCCCGGCTGGCTCCCGCCGATGCGTTTCGGATCGGGCGCGTGTTGGAGCCTTGGCGAGCCCAAAATGTGCTCGTTATCGGTAGTGGGGTCACGGTGCATAACTTCGGTTGGATCCAGCCGGAGGCTCGCGAGCCGATGGATTGGGCGGTCCAATTTGATGATTGGGTCGATGAGCGCATTATCGCCTGGGATACCCCCGGTCTCTTTCTTTATCGGCAAAACGCCCCCTTTGCCGATCGGGCGGTACCGCTCCACGGACGGGAACATTTTTATCCGTTGTTTTACGCCATGGGGAGCGCCGACCAAGCGCGCCGGGGGCAACGGCTTTTTCAAGCGTATCAGTACGGATCGTTAAGTTATGCGGTGTGGCAGTTCGGATAA
- a CDS encoding XapX domain protein (TIGRFAM: XapX domain; PEP-CTERM putative exosortase interaction domain~InterPro IPR020017~KEGG: hor:Hore_18070 hypothetical protein~SPTR: Putative uncharacterized protein;~TIGRFAM: XapX domain) yields the protein MGMREAIWALLAGFILGALFRWLKLPVPAPSSWGGILGIIGVFLGFSLMQYWLK from the coding sequence ATGGGCATGCGTGAAGCGATATGGGCCCTCTTGGCCGGATTTATTTTAGGCGCCCTCTTTCGTTGGCTTAAATTGCCGGTTCCCGCCCCCAGCAGCTGGGGCGGCATTTTGGGCATTATCGGAGTCTTCTTGGGGTTTTCTCTGATGCAATACTGGCTCAAATAA
- a CDS encoding large conductance mechanosensitive channel protein (PFAM: Large-conductance mechanosensitive channel, MscL~TIGRFAM: large conductance mechanosensitive channel protein~COGs: COG1970 Large-conductance mechanosensitive channel~InterPro IPR001185~KEGG: aac:Aaci_0109 large conductance mechanosensitive channel protein~PFAM: Large-conductance mechanosensitive channel~SPTR: Large-conductance mechanosensitive channel;~TIGRFAM: Large-conductance mechanosensitive channel) translates to MLWNDFKAFIARGNVLDLAVGIIIGAAFGQVIATFVNDVVMPPIGLLVGHVNFAGLYINLSGRHYPSLAAANAAGAPVIAYGLFINALVNFLVVALVIFLALRGIRHARKPSPAPVASVKSCPFCYTAIPNQAVRCPACTSELSAISVKS, encoded by the coding sequence ATGTTGTGGAACGACTTTAAAGCGTTCATCGCCCGGGGAAACGTTTTGGATTTGGCCGTCGGGATCATCATCGGCGCGGCGTTTGGCCAAGTTATCGCCACGTTTGTGAACGACGTGGTGATGCCGCCGATCGGACTCTTGGTGGGACACGTCAATTTCGCCGGCTTGTACATCAACCTCTCGGGCCGCCACTACCCGAGCCTGGCGGCGGCCAATGCCGCCGGCGCGCCGGTGATTGCCTACGGGCTTTTCATCAATGCACTCGTCAATTTTCTGGTCGTCGCACTCGTGATTTTTTTGGCTTTACGGGGGATTCGGCACGCCCGTAAACCGTCTCCGGCCCCGGTGGCGTCAGTCAAGAGCTGTCCTTTTTGCTATACCGCCATTCCGAACCAGGCCGTACGGTGTCCGGCCTGCACATCGGAACTTTCGGCGATATCGGTTAAATCCTAA
- a CDS encoding 50S ribosomal protein L28 (PFAM: Ribosomal L28 family~TIGRFAM: ribosomal protein L28~COGs: COG0227 Ribosomal protein L28~HAMAP: Ribosomal protein L28~InterPro IPR001383~KEGG: sth:STH1359 50S ribosomal protein L28~PFAM: Ribosomal protein L28~SPTR: 50S ribosomal protein L28;~TIGRFAM: Ribosomal protein L28) has translation MAYRCEICDKHTAHGNNVSHSHKKTKRVWRPNIQRVRARVNGRTQRIYVCTRCLRSGRVERAI, from the coding sequence ATGGCATACCGTTGTGAAATATGCGACAAACACACGGCCCACGGCAATAATGTGAGCCATTCACACAAAAAGACCAAGCGGGTATGGCGTCCGAATATCCAACGCGTGCGAGCCCGGGTTAATGGGCGGACCCAGCGTATTTACGTCTGCACTCGTTGTCTCCGGTCAGGGCGGGTGGAGCGCGCCATTTAG
- a CDS encoding ATP-dependent DNA helicase RecG (PFAM: Helicase conserved C-terminal domain; DEAD/DEAH box helicase; OB-fold nucleic acid binding domain~TIGRFAM: ATP-dependent DNA helicase RecG~COGs: COG1200 RecG-like helicase~InterPro IPR004365:IPR011545:IPR001650:IPR014001~KEGG: tmr:Tmar_0929 ATP-dependent DNA helicase RecG~PFAM: DNA/RNA helicase, C-terminal; DNA/RNA helicase, DEAD/DEAH box type, N-terminal; Nucleic acid binding, OB-fold, tRNA/helicase-type~SMART: DEAD-like helicase, N-terminal; DNA/RNA helicase, C-terminal~SPTR: ATP-dependent DNA helicase RecG) encodes MADGSLPQTGAGMSRRPRNAGGDGPRALGDPITTVPGVGPKRAQDLAKLGITRVGDIVTLWPRRYIDRQHITPIWQLMAGETATVKGRIQDARVVVTARQRSVFRITLDDGTGRLEVTFFHAAWLRRQLVPGLSLLVTGRVEAFSHRLSMVHPEFEVLEEGREPLLGLIPIYPLAGDLRQRFLQELTRQWVPRLVPQMPDPIPMAIRQNERLPDRHWAVKTIHFPPDSKALEEARRRLVFDEFLRIALAVLWLAKPDGAVKGPQLHADNPLVAQFLQVLPFELTAGQKRAWDDIRQDLTGPDPMARLLQGDVGSGKTVLAALTLVTAVGSGWQAALMAPTELLAEQHYLVLRRLLEPLGIPVVLRTGRQAKDASLTELMAGPTPLIVVGTQALVSEGVQFGRLGAVVIDEQHRFGVRQRARLGEKGLMPHMLVMTATPIPRTLALTVYGDLQLSRIEGKPPGRQPVTTVHLPMSQRRQAYQAVRDAVRRGEQAYVVCPLVDDNEEGQGKAAVQLADGMKQVPGWRVGVIHGKMSAEEKSSVMDDFRHHRLDVLVGTTILEVGVDVPNATMMVIEEADRFGLAQLHQLRGRVGRGVKPSTCYLLADPKTEEGSARLQAMVETDDGLTLAERDLELRGPGEILGMRQHGLSGFQLANPLKDLAWLERAREVARQLIEEDSRLARPEHQALRQWVFEALSEALPGQVLH; translated from the coding sequence TTGGCCGACGGTTCTTTACCCCAAACCGGTGCCGGAATGTCCCGGCGGCCTCGCAATGCCGGCGGCGACGGTCCGCGGGCTTTGGGAGATCCGATTACCACGGTACCGGGGGTGGGTCCGAAACGCGCCCAAGATTTGGCCAAGTTAGGCATCACCCGTGTGGGCGATATCGTGACGCTTTGGCCTCGACGGTACATTGATCGGCAACATATCACCCCGATTTGGCAACTGATGGCGGGAGAAACGGCGACTGTCAAGGGCCGAATTCAGGATGCGCGTGTGGTGGTGACCGCGCGTCAACGGTCCGTGTTCCGGATTACGTTAGATGACGGGACCGGCCGGTTAGAGGTTACGTTTTTTCATGCCGCGTGGCTCCGTCGTCAATTGGTGCCGGGGTTATCCTTGTTGGTGACCGGACGGGTCGAGGCATTTTCCCATCGATTGTCGATGGTCCATCCCGAATTCGAAGTCTTGGAGGAGGGACGGGAGCCGCTCCTCGGGCTGATTCCCATCTATCCCTTGGCCGGGGATCTTCGGCAGCGGTTTTTGCAAGAACTGACGCGCCAATGGGTTCCGCGGCTCGTCCCGCAAATGCCCGATCCGATCCCGATGGCCATACGACAAAACGAACGTCTGCCGGATCGGCATTGGGCCGTCAAGACGATTCATTTTCCTCCCGATTCGAAGGCATTGGAAGAGGCGCGCCGTCGCCTGGTCTTCGACGAATTTCTGCGGATTGCGTTGGCGGTGTTGTGGTTGGCCAAGCCGGACGGGGCGGTCAAAGGCCCTCAATTACACGCGGACAACCCGTTGGTCGCCCAATTCCTTCAGGTGTTGCCGTTTGAACTCACCGCGGGCCAAAAACGGGCTTGGGACGATATCCGGCAAGATTTGACGGGTCCGGATCCCATGGCACGCTTATTGCAAGGGGATGTGGGATCCGGCAAAACCGTTTTGGCGGCCTTGACCCTGGTGACCGCCGTGGGGTCCGGCTGGCAAGCGGCCTTGATGGCGCCGACCGAACTTTTGGCCGAGCAACATTATTTGGTGTTGCGCCGTCTTTTGGAACCGCTGGGGATCCCGGTCGTGCTCCGTACGGGCCGCCAAGCCAAAGATGCGTCTTTGACCGAGTTGATGGCGGGTCCCACGCCGTTAATTGTTGTGGGTACGCAAGCGTTGGTCTCCGAGGGTGTGCAATTTGGCCGGTTGGGGGCGGTGGTTATCGATGAGCAGCATCGATTTGGAGTGCGCCAACGGGCACGGTTAGGCGAAAAAGGCCTGATGCCGCATATGCTGGTCATGACGGCCACCCCGATTCCCCGAACCTTGGCGTTGACGGTGTATGGCGACTTGCAATTATCTCGGATTGAGGGCAAACCGCCCGGTCGGCAACCGGTGACGACCGTACATTTGCCGATGAGCCAGCGTCGCCAAGCCTACCAAGCGGTGCGCGATGCGGTACGGCGGGGCGAGCAGGCCTATGTGGTGTGTCCCTTGGTGGACGATAACGAAGAGGGGCAAGGTAAAGCGGCGGTACAACTGGCGGACGGTATGAAACAGGTGCCCGGATGGCGCGTGGGAGTAATCCACGGCAAAATGTCGGCCGAGGAAAAGTCTTCGGTGATGGATGACTTTCGTCATCATCGACTGGATGTGTTGGTGGGCACCACCATTTTGGAGGTCGGGGTGGATGTGCCCAATGCCACGATGATGGTCATCGAAGAAGCGGACCGTTTTGGTTTGGCCCAATTACATCAGTTACGGGGCCGGGTCGGGCGTGGCGTCAAACCGTCGACGTGTTACCTGCTGGCCGATCCCAAAACGGAGGAGGGATCCGCTCGGCTCCAAGCGATGGTGGAAACGGACGATGGGCTGACCTTGGCGGAGCGGGATCTTGAACTTCGGGGCCCGGGGGAAATTCTGGGCATGCGCCAGCATGGATTGAGCGGCTTTCAACTGGCCAATCCCCTGAAAGATTTAGCCTGGTTGGAGCGTGCGCGCGAGGTGGCCCGACAGCTGATAGAGGAAGATTCCCGGTTGGCCCGACCGGAACATCAAGCCCTTCGCCAGTGGGTGTTTGAGGCGTTGTCGGAAGCATTGCCGGGTCAAGTCTTGCACTAA